In Nocardioides sp. JQ2195, a genomic segment contains:
- a CDS encoding MCE family protein, translating to MNITKTPENYRRIGLMGAAVVAVIAALIMATTIFPFGQDTYTAELEHTAGLRVGEEVQVAGVGVGEVRKIDLDGEHVRVEFTVDKDLDLGKETTAEVKVATLLGTHFLLVSPAGGGELADQNIALDHTRVPFNLQDVINETGDLSQKLDVDTIRKALNTVARTMDESSEEFLPALKGISEVSEMFAKRSDDLGTLLESTSKFSKQLAGNSDDITVLMKQANTLMSEIVSRRTAIHDLLSDLRAIGTQLTGLMKENRDEIGPMLDNLNSTITLLTRNHAKLGEVAEMLGPTARYFANATGAGPWLDQYMPGGTPDNLRCSVEGAC from the coding sequence ATGAACATCACGAAGACCCCCGAGAACTACCGTCGCATCGGCCTGATGGGCGCTGCAGTGGTGGCCGTGATCGCTGCGCTGATCATGGCGACCACCATCTTCCCCTTCGGCCAGGACACCTACACCGCGGAGCTCGAGCACACGGCCGGACTGCGCGTGGGCGAAGAGGTCCAGGTGGCCGGTGTGGGTGTGGGCGAGGTGCGCAAGATCGACCTCGACGGCGAGCACGTCCGGGTCGAGTTCACTGTCGACAAGGACCTCGACCTCGGGAAGGAGACCACCGCGGAGGTGAAGGTCGCAACGCTGCTCGGCACCCACTTCCTGCTCGTCTCGCCCGCGGGTGGGGGAGAGCTGGCGGACCAGAACATCGCGCTGGACCACACGCGCGTCCCGTTCAACCTGCAGGACGTGATCAACGAGACCGGCGACCTCTCCCAGAAGCTCGACGTGGACACCATCCGCAAGGCGTTGAACACGGTCGCCAGGACGATGGACGAGTCGAGTGAGGAGTTCCTGCCGGCGCTGAAGGGCATCTCCGAGGTCTCCGAGATGTTCGCCAAGCGCTCCGACGACCTCGGCACCCTCCTCGAGTCGACCAGCAAGTTCAGCAAGCAGCTGGCCGGGAACAGCGACGACATCACGGTCCTGATGAAGCAGGCCAACACCTTGATGAGCGAGATCGTGTCGCGGCGTACCGCCATCCACGACCTCCTCTCCGACCTCCGCGCGATCGGCACCCAGCTGACCGGCCTCATGAAGGAGAACCGGGACGAGATCGGCCCGATGCTCGACAACCTCAACAGCACCATCACGCTGCTCACCAGGAATCACGCGAAGCTCGGAGAGGTGGCCGAGATGCTCGGCCCCACGGCTCGCTACTTCGCCAACGCCACTGGCGCCGGTCCCTGGCTCGACCAGTACATGCCCGGCGGCACCCCGGACAACCTGCGGTGTTCCGTGGAAGGAGCCTGCTGA
- a CDS encoding MCE family protein yields the protein MTRISTGHVARLLAMLLALLVGLTGCGPFDSGKTTITVELANSAGLFVGNDVGVLGVSVGSVTEIEPRGDHVSLTLEVDPDVKIPADAGAVVVSRSMATDRYVELTPVYKGGATMKSGAVIEQRRTRTPVEWDEVLAAIDTLSEGLNGNGENSKPLRRLLDRTAASLDGNGKVVRRTLDNLVDGTGAFAEHSDDFAETLDSLDTLTAAIADNDKLARRFIRNVSATTNLVRDERINLQTAVDSLSETINLLAIFVKHHKGDMTSAVSNITDLSERILKHKGSLGEFLEVMPVAMENLGRAINDKKRLDVRLPVLDLLPGTELVHALCAPLGPLGDAVCRDLVGAQNLGEILDVLTSGGKKQ from the coding sequence ATGACGCGTATCTCCACCGGACACGTCGCTCGCCTGCTGGCGATGCTCCTGGCACTGCTGGTCGGGCTCACCGGTTGCGGGCCGTTCGACAGCGGGAAGACCACGATCACCGTGGAGCTGGCCAACAGCGCCGGCCTGTTCGTGGGCAACGACGTGGGCGTCCTGGGCGTCTCGGTGGGCTCGGTGACCGAGATCGAGCCCCGGGGTGATCACGTGTCCTTGACCCTGGAGGTCGACCCCGACGTGAAGATCCCGGCCGACGCCGGGGCCGTGGTCGTCTCGCGGTCCATGGCCACGGACCGCTACGTCGAGCTCACTCCCGTCTACAAGGGCGGTGCGACGATGAAGTCCGGCGCCGTGATCGAGCAGCGCCGGACCCGCACGCCCGTCGAGTGGGACGAGGTGCTGGCTGCCATCGACACGCTGTCGGAGGGCCTCAACGGCAACGGCGAGAACAGCAAGCCCTTGCGTCGCCTGCTGGACCGGACCGCCGCCTCCCTCGACGGCAACGGCAAGGTCGTCCGTCGCACGCTCGACAACCTGGTCGACGGCACCGGTGCGTTCGCCGAGCACAGCGACGACTTCGCGGAGACGCTCGACAGCCTGGACACGCTCACCGCCGCCATCGCCGACAACGACAAGCTGGCCCGCCGGTTCATCCGGAACGTCTCCGCGACCACGAACCTGGTCCGTGACGAACGGATCAACCTCCAGACGGCCGTGGACAGCCTCAGCGAGACGATCAACCTGCTGGCGATCTTCGTCAAGCACCACAAGGGCGACATGACCAGCGCGGTCAGCAACATCACCGACCTCTCGGAGCGCATCCTCAAGCACAAGGGATCGCTCGGTGAGTTTCTCGAGGTCATGCCGGTCGCGATGGAGAACCTGGGCCGGGCCATCAACGACAAGAAGCGCCTGGACGTCCGGCTCCCGGTCCTGGACCTGCTTCCAGGCACGGAGCTGGTGCATGCCCTCTGCGCGCCCCTCGGCCCCCTCGGGGACGCGGTGTGCCGAGACCTGGTCGGAGCCCAGAACCTCGGAGAGATCCTGGACGTGCTGACCTCTGGGGGGAAGAAGCAGTGA
- a CDS encoding MCE family protein, which yields MKSPVRLVSLLLSAVLLASGCSVLNAENIPVSTGVEDPYDVTVFFPDALNLANGAAVKIDGATVGRVEEITTENFEAKVLLNMDGKTKLPSDTVFRLRPTTALGELFVEVIRGDRKKLLTSGAVVQSAQTRTAPTVEDGLAAASLLINGGSLSQIKTIVAEVNTALDGRKGTVKDFINNSGSLIHTLNASKADIDEFLSSLARTSTLLNEREGKINRAIRLVGPVSEVIRRNSGEVTELLQELQGMSENVDALVSATKGDVTATAEEIGPVLDTLSTNSTQAKAMLIKATRLSGLIDRAVPTEYLNLSLVLRLSADFGLPRSAARTGVVR from the coding sequence GTGAAGTCACCCGTGCGTCTCGTGTCACTGCTGCTGTCGGCAGTGCTTCTCGCCTCCGGCTGCTCCGTGCTCAACGCCGAGAACATCCCCGTCTCGACCGGTGTCGAGGACCCCTATGACGTGACGGTGTTCTTCCCCGACGCGCTCAACCTGGCCAACGGTGCCGCGGTCAAGATCGACGGTGCGACCGTCGGGAGGGTCGAGGAGATCACCACCGAGAACTTCGAGGCCAAGGTGCTGCTCAACATGGACGGCAAGACGAAGCTGCCGAGCGACACCGTGTTCCGACTGCGCCCCACCACCGCCCTGGGTGAGCTCTTCGTCGAGGTGATTCGCGGAGACCGGAAGAAGCTGCTCACGTCGGGGGCCGTGGTCCAGTCCGCGCAGACCCGCACGGCTCCCACGGTCGAGGACGGGCTGGCGGCAGCCTCGCTGCTGATCAACGGTGGCAGCCTCAGCCAGATCAAGACGATCGTCGCCGAGGTGAACACGGCCCTGGACGGCCGCAAGGGCACGGTCAAGGACTTCATCAACAACTCCGGGTCGCTGATCCACACGCTCAACGCGAGCAAGGCCGACATCGACGAGTTCCTCTCGTCCCTGGCCCGCACGTCGACGCTGCTCAACGAGCGTGAGGGCAAGATCAACCGGGCCATCCGGCTGGTCGGCCCCGTGTCCGAGGTGATCCGCCGCAACAGTGGCGAGGTGACCGAGCTGCTCCAGGAGCTCCAGGGCATGAGTGAGAACGTGGATGCGCTCGTCTCGGCCACGAAGGGCGACGTCACGGCCACAGCCGAGGAGATCGGGCCGGTGCTCGACACCTTGTCGACCAACAGCACCCAGGCCAAGGCGATGCTGATCAAGGCCACCCGGCTCTCCGGCCTGATCGATCGTGCCGTCCCCACCGAGTACCTCAACCTGTCCCTCGTCCTGCGCCTGAGCGCCGACTTCGGGTTGCCGCGCTCCGCAGCCCGCACGGGGGTGGTCCGGTGA
- a CDS encoding MlaD family protein — protein sequence MKNKSAATASLRKLIVGAVILAGICVLCLVLMFSWILQAPIGQDRDEINVTMPRTGGLFEGSSASYRGVEVGTVESIVLDGTGVKVTVRLRSGVKVPKDLVAKVRSLSPVGEQYVDLRPTRSGGPYLEDGDTIRATAEDLPVSLAKMVSGLQAAMRQIDPDKVRTVLREVNTAFAGSGDDLRSLLDNAETLLQTVDETWPTAERVLQQGRTSLEIFADNRQLLVDWAASAATVGTWFVSWNPQLRGILSRMPGDLADVMVLIDGVDHRLPGLLKSVNPLTRFLALHGPHLQATLSMTPYGLGRFASVMYNGYMNVTASLEETDTCDYGTPRNSPLEGTGGRDLHLNGQCGQYPWRGANHAPGPLSR from the coding sequence GTGAAGAACAAGAGCGCCGCCACCGCGTCGCTGAGGAAGCTGATCGTCGGTGCCGTCATCCTTGCCGGCATCTGCGTGCTGTGCCTGGTCCTGATGTTCAGCTGGATCCTCCAGGCACCGATCGGCCAGGACCGCGACGAGATCAACGTGACCATGCCGCGGACGGGCGGACTCTTCGAGGGGTCCTCCGCCAGCTACCGCGGCGTCGAGGTCGGTACCGTCGAGTCCATCGTCCTCGACGGGACCGGCGTGAAGGTCACCGTCCGACTGCGCTCCGGGGTCAAGGTCCCGAAGGACCTCGTCGCCAAGGTGCGTTCGCTCTCCCCGGTCGGTGAGCAGTACGTCGACCTGCGGCCCACGCGCAGCGGCGGGCCCTACCTCGAGGACGGTGACACGATCAGGGCCACGGCGGAGGACCTTCCGGTCTCCCTCGCCAAGATGGTCAGCGGCCTGCAGGCTGCCATGCGTCAGATCGACCCCGACAAGGTGCGCACCGTGCTGCGCGAGGTCAACACCGCCTTCGCGGGCAGCGGGGACGACCTGCGCTCGCTGCTCGACAACGCCGAGACCCTGCTCCAGACCGTGGACGAGACGTGGCCCACCGCCGAACGCGTCCTCCAGCAGGGCAGGACCAGTCTCGAGATCTTTGCGGACAACCGGCAGCTCCTGGTCGACTGGGCGGCCTCGGCGGCCACGGTCGGCACGTGGTTCGTCAGCTGGAACCCGCAACTGCGCGGCATCCTGTCGCGGATGCCCGGGGACCTGGCAGATGTCATGGTCCTGATCGACGGGGTCGACCACCGGCTGCCGGGCCTGCTGAAGAGCGTGAACCCGTTGACCAGGTTCCTGGCCCTGCACGGGCCGCACCTCCAGGCCACGCTGTCGATGACGCCGTACGGTCTCGGCCGCTTCGCGAGCGTGATGTACAACGGCTACATGAACGTGACGGCGAGCCTCGAGGAGACCGACACGTGTGACTACGGAACTCCCCGCAACAGCCCGCTGGAGGGGACCGGGGGGCGTGACCTGCACCTCAACGGTCAGTGCGGCCAGTACCCCTGGCGTGGAGCCAACCACGCGCCCGGCCCACTGAGCCGCTGA
- a CDS encoding carboxymuconolactone decarboxylase family protein, with translation MTDPVDDETPRLSPGGVREVGPFIWAFSRLAGRVSGTEPPAVFLTLGRNRRLFWGWLHFAGRLMPGGRLARRETELVILRVAADAGSTYEWSQHEGLGCKAGLGTSEIEAIAGRAEHTWSERDAVLLDATDELLRDADLSDATWRRVREHLDERTTLELLMLVGHYRMLATTLRVLRVRPDRRR, from the coding sequence ATGACCGACCCGGTCGACGACGAGACTCCTCGGCTCTCCCCCGGCGGCGTCCGTGAGGTCGGTCCGTTCATCTGGGCCTTCTCCCGTCTCGCCGGCCGCGTGTCCGGGACCGAGCCGCCGGCGGTGTTCCTGACCCTGGGCCGCAACCGCCGGCTGTTCTGGGGATGGCTGCACTTCGCCGGGCGGCTGATGCCCGGCGGCCGGCTGGCGAGGCGGGAGACCGAGCTGGTCATCCTGCGTGTCGCCGCCGACGCCGGCTCGACCTACGAGTGGAGCCAGCACGAGGGCCTGGGCTGCAAGGCCGGGTTGGGCACCTCGGAGATCGAGGCCATCGCCGGAAGGGCCGAGCACACCTGGTCCGAGCGTGACGCCGTGCTGCTCGATGCCACGGACGAGCTGCTCCGCGACGCGGACCTCAGCGACGCGACCTGGCGCAGGGTCCGCGAACACCTCGACGAGCGCACCACCCTGGAGCTGCTGATGCTGGTCGGCCACTACCGCATGCTCGCCACCACGCTCCGGGTCCTGCGGGTCCGTCCCGACCGCCGCCGCTGA